A genomic stretch from Triplophysa dalaica isolate WHDGS20190420 chromosome 4, ASM1584641v1, whole genome shotgun sequence includes:
- the hnrnpul1l gene encoding heterogeneous nuclear ribonucleoprotein U-like protein 1 codes for MSGLNVKKLKVNELKDELQRRGLDTHGLKSALVDRLQAALEAEAAGSTSDAPGKQEQEYEDEGREQDSGEESKAQFDDGNSTDLFQGDYDNQGDENNRANEDSTETPAPGFETSDFTADDGQDEFQEPEVQQSEPTMEQEDEINQGYEETHLKQEPQEEQKFEDSASHQMPEEDSSQRNQQEESEGYEVKTEDGVPQQDEQASEWREGEAQVKTEDDKYMSYSRKRSYDDSRGYGYYEQRDDRRGRSPQPPAEEEEEDIDDKLVVLDTYNCDLHFKVARDRYSGYPLTIEGFAFLWSGARATYGVAKGRVCFELKINEEISVKHLPTSEPDPHVVRVGWSLDSCSTQLGEEPFSFGYGGTGKKSSNCKFEDYGEKFGENDVLGCYIDYESSEEVDITFSKNGKSLGSCYRVTQEELAGRPLFPHVLVKNCAVEFNFGQKEPFFPQPEGFTFLQDVPLADRVRGTVGPATKADCEILMMVGLPGSGKTTWASKHAEENPEKKYNILGTNAIMDKMKVMGLRRQRNYAGRWDVLIQQSTQCLNRLIQIAARKKRNYILDQTNVYGSAQRRKMRPFEGFQRKAIVICPTDEDLKERTLKRTDEEGKDVPDHAVLEMKANFVLPDAGEFLDDVKFIEVQREEADTIVKQYNEEGRKAGPPPEKRFDNRQGGFRGRGNFQRYDNRGGSQSGRGGYQSRGGQGGGGFRGGYNRGGYNQNRYGNNYRDGGSGARGGYNRSQQSGGSYTHNRQGSYNKSGSGTGSGSNGGYSQSQPQTYNQGYNQGYNQGNYNQGYNYGSYSQYPGYSQSYSQAPAPTGQTYNQQQQSYNQQYQQYAQQWQQYYQNQSQWNQYYNQYGNYGSYNQQNTQGGQGAQGTQ; via the exons ATGAGCGGGCTCAATGTTAAAAAGCTCAAAGTGAATGAGCTAAAAGACGAGCTTCAGCGTCGAGGCCTTGACACTCACGGATTGAAGTCGGCTCTGGTGGACAGGTTGCAGGCAGCGCTGGAGGCCGAGGCTGCTGGTTCAACTTCGGATGCACCCGGCAAGCAGGAACAAGAGTATGAGGATGAAG GTAGGGAGCAAGATTCTGGAGAAGAATCCAAGGCACAGTTTGACGATGGAAACAGCACAGACCTCTTCCAGGGTGACTATGATAATCAGGGAGACGAGAATAACCGAGCCAATGAAGACAGCACCGAGACCCCGGCCCCTGGTTTTGAAACAAGTGATTTTACAGCAGATGATGGTCAGGATGAGTTTCAGGAGCCTGAGGTCCAGCAGTCCGAACCGACCATGGAACAGGAGGATGAGATAAACCAAGGGTATGAAGAAACCCATTTAAAACAGGAACCACAGGAGGAGCAGAAGTTTGAGGACTCCGCTTCACACCAGATGCCAGAGGAAGACTCGAGTCAACGCAACCAGCAGGAAGAATCAG AGGGTTATGAGGTCAAGACAGAAGATGGTGTTCCCCAGCAGGATGAACAAGCCAGTGAATGGCGTGAAGGGGAAGCACAAGTCAAAACAGAAGATGACAAGTACATGTCGTACAGTCGCAAGAGGTCATATGACGACAGCAGAGGATATGGTTACTACGAGCAACGTGATGACAGGAG GGGAAGATCACCACAGCCTCCGgctgaggaggaggaagaggacaTTGATGATAAACTTGTAGTCCTTGACACCT ATAATTGTGACCTGCACTTCAAGGTGGCTCGTGACAGGTACAGTGGCTACCCTCTGACCATTGAGGGGTTTGCCTTCCTCTGGTCAGGAGCTCGAGCCACCTATGGTGTCGCCAAAGGCCGTGTATGCTTTGAACTGAAG ATAAACGAGGAAATTTCAGTAAAACACCTTCCTACCAGCGAGCCTGATCCTCATGTGGTGAGGGTTGGATGGTCCTTGGATTCATGCAGCACTCAGCTCG gcGAAGAACCGTTTTCTTTTGGTTACGGCGGAACTGGCAAGAAATCCTCCAACTGTAAATTTGAGGACTACGGGGagaagtttggtgaaaatgatGTCCTTGGTTGCtacatt GACTACGAAAGCAGTGAGGAAGTGGACATTACATTCTCCAAGAATGGCAAATCGCTGGGCTCCTGTTATCGTGTCACTCAAGAAGAGCTTGCTGGTCGTCCTCTCTTCCCACATGTATTGGTGAAAAACTGTGCTGTGGAATTCAACTTTGGACAGAAGGAGCCTTTCTTCCCCCAGCCAGAAGGCTTCACGTTCCTTCAGGATGTCCCGCTGGCAGACAGAGTCAGAGGCACAGTGGGTCCTGCCACTAAAGCTGATTGCGAG ATCCTGATGATGGTTGGTCTTCCTGGAAGTGGAAAAACCACCTGGGCCTCGAAACATGCAGAAGAGAACCCAGAAAAGAAGTACAACATCTTGGGCACAAATGCTATCATGGATAAGATGAAG GTCATGGGACTTCGCCGCCAACGTAACTACGCCGGGCGATGGGACGTACTCATTCAACAGTCTACGCAGTGTCTCAACAGGCTAATCCAGATCGCTGCCCGGAAAAAGCGCAACTACATCCTTGACCAG ACAAATGTATATGGATCAGCCCAGAGACGAAAAATGCGTCCTTTTGAAGGTTTTCAACGCAAGGCTATTGTAATTTGTCCCACGGATGAGGATTTAAAAGAGCGAACGTTAAAGCGAACTGATGAGGAAGGGAAGGATGTTCCCGATCATGCTGTGTTAGAAATGAAAG CGAACTTTGTACTGCCCGACGCCGGCGAGTTCCTGGACGATGTGAAATTCATCGAGGTGCAGCGGGAAGAAGCGGACACTATCGTCAAGCAGTACAATGAAGAAGGTCGCAAAGCAGGCCCTCCACCGGAGAAGCGCTTCGATAACCGCCAAGGTGGTTTCCGCGGACGCGGTAACTTCCAGCGCTACGACAACCGCGGCGGATCTCAGAGCGGTAGAGGTGGTTATCAGAGTCGGGGTGGCCAGGGAGGTGGAGGCTTCCGAGGAG GATATAATCGTGGAGGCTACAATCAGAATCGCTATGGAAATAACTATAGAGATGGAGGCTCAGGAGCCCGTGGAGGATACAACCGCAGCCAGCAGTCTGGAGGCAGCTACACCCACAACCGCCAGGGATCCTACAACAAGAGCGGAAGTGGAACCGGAAGCGGAAGCAATGGAGGCTACAGCCAGTCCCAG CCTCAGACTTACAACCAAGGCTACAACCAAGGCTACAACCAGGGCAACTATAACCAAGGTTATAACTATGGAAGCTACAGTCAGTATCCAGGATACAGCCAGAGCTACAGTCAAGCCCCAGCACCCACAGGACAGACTTACAACCAGCAGCAGCAAAGCTATAATCAACAGTATCAACAG tatgCTCAGCAGTGGCAGCAGTACTACCAGAACCAGAGCCAGTGGAACCAGTACTATAATCAATATGGCAACTACGGCAGTTACAACCAGCAAAATACCCAAGGCGGTCAGGGCGCCCAGGGAACGCAGTAG